One Micromonospora sp. FIMYZ51 genomic window carries:
- a CDS encoding acyl-CoA dehydrogenase family protein codes for MAEFSLDLNEEQRDLRDWVHGFAAEVVRPAAAEWDAREETPWPIIQEAAKVGLYGFEFLATCWADPTGLSLPIASEELFWGDAGIGLSVFGTSLAVAAIFGTGTPDQLAEWVPQCFGDADSPAVAAFCSSEPEAGSDVAAMRTRASYDEATDEWVLRGQKAYATNGGIAGVHVVTASVEPELGSRGQAAFVVPPGTAGLSATRKLRKLGLRASHTADVFLDDVRVPGRCLLGGKEALDERLARVRSGQRATGQAAMRTFELSRPTVGAQALGVARAAYEYALDYAKERVQFGRPIITNQAVAFALADMKMEIDAARLLVWRASWMGRNNRPFTAGEGSMSKLKAGEVAVSVTEKAVQLLGGAGFLRDHPVERWYRDAKIYTIFEGTSEIQRLVISRSISGMQIR; via the coding sequence ATGGCCGAGTTCTCGCTCGACCTGAACGAGGAACAGCGGGATCTACGCGACTGGGTGCACGGCTTCGCCGCCGAGGTCGTGCGCCCGGCCGCCGCCGAATGGGACGCGCGGGAGGAGACCCCGTGGCCGATCATCCAGGAGGCGGCAAAGGTCGGCCTCTACGGCTTCGAGTTCCTCGCCACCTGCTGGGCCGACCCGACCGGGCTGTCGCTGCCGATCGCCAGCGAGGAGCTGTTCTGGGGTGACGCCGGCATCGGCCTGAGCGTCTTCGGCACCTCCCTCGCGGTCGCCGCGATCTTCGGCACCGGCACCCCCGACCAGCTCGCCGAGTGGGTGCCGCAGTGCTTCGGCGACGCCGACTCACCGGCCGTGGCCGCGTTCTGCTCCTCGGAGCCGGAGGCCGGCTCGGACGTCGCCGCGATGCGCACCCGGGCCAGCTACGACGAGGCGACCGACGAGTGGGTGCTGCGCGGGCAGAAGGCGTATGCCACCAACGGCGGGATCGCCGGGGTGCACGTGGTGACCGCCTCGGTCGAGCCGGAACTGGGATCGCGGGGACAGGCCGCATTCGTCGTACCGCCGGGCACGGCCGGGCTGAGCGCCACCCGCAAGCTGCGCAAGCTGGGCCTACGCGCCTCGCACACGGCGGACGTCTTCCTCGACGACGTACGGGTGCCGGGGCGGTGCCTGCTCGGCGGCAAGGAGGCGCTGGACGAGCGGCTGGCCCGCGTCCGGTCCGGGCAGCGCGCCACCGGGCAGGCCGCGATGCGCACCTTCGAGCTGTCCCGGCCCACCGTCGGCGCGCAGGCGCTCGGCGTGGCCCGGGCCGCCTACGAGTACGCCCTGGACTACGCCAAGGAGCGCGTCCAGTTCGGTCGGCCGATCATCACCAACCAGGCGGTCGCCTTCGCGCTTGCCGACATGAAGATGGAGATCGACGCCGCCCGGCTGCTGGTTTGGCGGGCCTCCTGGATGGGCCGCAACAACCGGCCGTTCACCGCGGGCGAGGGTTCGATGTCCAAACTCAAGGCCGGCGAGGTCGCCGTCTCGGTCACCGAGAAGGCGGTCCAACTGCTCGGCGGAGCGGGTTTCCTGCGTGACCACCCGGTCGAGCGGTGGTACCGGGACGCCAAGATCTACACCATCTTCGAAGGCACCTCGGAGATCCAGCGCCTGGTGATCTCGCGCTCGATCTCGGGTATGCAGATTCGCTGA
- a CDS encoding SCP2 sterol-binding domain-containing protein gives MTDFDPANFANVGPKEFAQLVKNTPDSKLAEVMSGDLRGKILGEVFGRMPQLFRADRAGSTNAVIHWNITGAPDGGTDTYEVVVADGTCTVNETPQHDPRLSLTLGPVDFLKIVSGGANPVMMFMTGKLKAKGDLGLAANIANLFDIPKA, from the coding sequence ATGACTGACTTCGACCCGGCCAACTTTGCGAACGTCGGCCCGAAGGAGTTCGCCCAGCTCGTCAAGAACACCCCGGATAGCAAGCTGGCCGAGGTGATGTCGGGCGACCTGCGCGGCAAGATTCTCGGCGAGGTCTTCGGCCGGATGCCGCAGCTGTTCCGCGCCGACCGGGCCGGCTCGACCAACGCGGTCATCCACTGGAACATCACCGGCGCTCCCGATGGCGGCACCGACACCTACGAGGTGGTCGTCGCCGACGGCACCTGCACGGTCAACGAGACCCCGCAGCACGACCCGCGGCTGAGCCTGACGCTGGGCCCGGTCGACTTCCTGAAGATCGTCTCCGGTGGCGCCAACCCGGTCATGATGTTCATGACCGGCAAGCTGAAGGCAAAGGGTGACCTGGGCCTGGCCGCCAACATCGCCAACCTCTTCGACATCCCCAAGGCCTGA
- a CDS encoding TetR/AcrR family transcriptional regulator has translation MASTPAFKRLPRAVREQQMLDAAVRIFSRHGYHGASMDEIAERAGISKPMVYAYLGTKEELFVACLHREGTRMMEAIAGAAAPDLPADERLWRGLRAFFGFVGAHRDGWAVLYRQARAERAFADELTVMRASIVEVVAGMLDHALRAEGREVAETELEVIAYALVGATESLADWLADHPEADPEKTATRMMNVAWLGAAQLLHGTTWNPPAV, from the coding sequence GTGGCCAGCACGCCCGCCTTCAAACGCCTCCCCCGGGCCGTACGCGAACAGCAGATGCTCGACGCCGCCGTCCGAATCTTCTCCCGGCACGGCTACCACGGTGCCAGCATGGACGAGATCGCCGAGCGAGCCGGCATCTCCAAGCCCATGGTCTACGCGTACCTGGGCACCAAGGAAGAACTCTTCGTCGCCTGCCTGCACCGCGAAGGCACCCGGATGATGGAGGCCATCGCCGGGGCAGCCGCCCCCGACCTGCCCGCCGACGAACGACTCTGGCGCGGCCTGCGGGCGTTCTTCGGCTTCGTCGGCGCGCACCGGGACGGCTGGGCGGTGCTGTACCGGCAGGCCCGGGCCGAGCGCGCGTTCGCCGACGAGCTGACGGTGATGCGGGCGAGCATCGTCGAGGTGGTCGCCGGAATGCTCGACCACGCGCTGCGCGCCGAGGGCCGCGAGGTGGCCGAGACCGAACTGGAAGTGATCGCGTACGCCCTGGTCGGTGCGACCGAATCGCTTGCCGACTGGCTGGCCGACCACCCGGAGGCCGACCCGGAAAAGACCGCCACCCGGATGATGAACGTGGCCTGGCTCGGCGCGGCCCAACTCCTGCACGGCACCACCTGGAACCCACCTGCGGTGTAA
- a CDS encoding DedA family protein: MEAALELLRHTLTSPSVYLLLFGLAAVDAFFPLVPAEAAVITVTVLATGGEPNLVLVALAATSGALSGDHISYAIGRVGGSGRLDRAPGDSRRRAGSEWARRAVDRRGGMILTAARYVPGGRTAVTLTMGAVRYPLRSFLLFDLMGTASWALYCILLGLFGGLAFERDPLAGILAGVGLSIMVTLLLELVRWLRHRAHRRARARGRR, encoded by the coding sequence ATGGAGGCCGCGCTCGAACTGCTCCGGCACACGCTCACCTCACCGTCGGTGTACCTGCTGCTGTTCGGACTCGCCGCCGTCGACGCCTTCTTCCCGCTGGTGCCGGCAGAGGCGGCAGTCATCACCGTCACCGTTCTCGCCACCGGAGGTGAGCCGAACCTGGTGCTGGTGGCGCTGGCAGCCACCAGCGGCGCGCTCAGCGGCGACCACATCTCGTACGCAATCGGCCGCGTCGGCGGGTCGGGTCGGCTGGACCGCGCTCCGGGGGACAGCCGGCGGCGGGCCGGGTCGGAGTGGGCCCGGCGGGCGGTCGACCGGCGCGGCGGCATGATCCTGACCGCCGCCCGTTACGTGCCCGGCGGGCGGACCGCTGTCACCCTGACCATGGGCGCGGTCCGCTACCCGCTGCGCTCCTTCCTCCTCTTCGACCTGATGGGTACGGCCTCCTGGGCGTTGTACTGCATCCTGCTCGGCCTCTTCGGTGGGTTGGCCTTCGAGCGTGATCCGCTGGCCGGGATCCTGGCCGGGGTCGGCCTGTCGATCATGGTCACCCTGCTGCTGGAGCTGGTTCGCTGGCTGCGCCACCGGGCCCATCGCCGGGCCCGGGCTCGTGGGAGGCGTTGA
- a CDS encoding adenylosuccinate synthetase, which yields MLAGRAATPTASRPLVAPAASGGSTVPSAVPPRSTVPTRSTMPTRSTMPTRSTMPTRSAVPARSAGGSAGGSAGGSAGGSAGGSAGGSAGGGRGEHAIVVDLGYGDAGKGTVVDWLCANRPVHTVVRFNGGAQAAHNVVLRDGRHHTFAQFGAGTFRPGVRTHLSRHVVVDPLALATEADHLATVGVPDALDRLTVDGEALLATPYHRAANRARELARGADRHGSCGLGVGETVAYGLAHPAEAPRVADCHRPELLRRRLTALRDRLTAELGPLDAPPVADCLPAYRAFAQRVAIVDRTWLAGALRAGPCVFEGAQGVLLDEWHGFHPYTTWSTTTFANAESLLTEAGFTGAATRIGVLRTVTTRHGPGPLVTEDPALPLADPHNPTNPWQGRFRFGHFDAVAHAYALAVAGGVDGLALTHLDLADRGLDLRICRRYDNLERLDPGPPGDLDRQAALTARLLRARPRYDDAPPTDWPRTVAEALDTPVLLTSHGPTAEEKEGPLINAWCRGRAPY from the coding sequence ATGCTGGCAGGTCGCGCGGCGACCCCGACGGCCAGCCGGCCGCTGGTCGCCCCGGCGGCCAGCGGCGGGTCGACCGTGCCGTCGGCCGTGCCGCCCAGGTCGACCGTGCCGACCAGATCGACCATGCCGACCAGATCGACCATGCCGACCAGATCGACCATGCCGACCAGATCGGCCGTGCCGGCCAGGTCGGCCGGCGGGTCGGCCGGCGGGTCGGCCGGCGGGTCGGCCGGCGGGTCGGCCGGCGGGTCGGCCGGCGGGTCGGCCGGCGGCGGGCGCGGGGAGCACGCGATCGTGGTCGACCTCGGGTACGGCGACGCCGGCAAGGGCACCGTCGTGGACTGGCTCTGCGCCAACCGGCCGGTGCACACGGTGGTCCGGTTCAACGGAGGCGCGCAGGCGGCGCACAACGTCGTCCTGCGCGATGGCCGGCACCACACGTTCGCACAGTTCGGCGCCGGCACCTTCCGCCCCGGCGTACGGACACACCTGTCCCGGCACGTGGTGGTGGACCCGCTGGCGTTGGCGACCGAGGCCGATCACCTCGCCACCGTCGGGGTACCCGACGCGCTCGACCGGCTGACCGTGGACGGGGAGGCGTTGCTGGCCACCCCGTACCACCGGGCCGCCAACCGGGCGCGTGAGCTGGCCCGCGGCGCCGACCGGCACGGCTCCTGCGGGCTGGGGGTGGGCGAGACCGTCGCGTACGGTCTCGCCCACCCCGCCGAGGCGCCCCGGGTGGCGGACTGCCACCGCCCGGAACTGCTGCGCCGCCGATTGACCGCCCTGCGGGACCGGCTCACCGCAGAACTCGGCCCGCTGGACGCCCCGCCGGTCGCCGACTGCCTGCCGGCGTACCGGGCCTTCGCGCAGCGGGTGGCGATCGTCGACCGGACCTGGCTGGCCGGGGCGCTGCGGGCCGGTCCGTGCGTCTTCGAGGGCGCGCAGGGGGTGCTACTGGACGAATGGCACGGTTTCCACCCGTACACGACCTGGAGCACCACCACCTTCGCCAACGCGGAGTCCCTGCTCACCGAGGCCGGATTCACCGGAGCGGCAACCCGGATCGGCGTGCTGCGCACCGTCACCACCCGGCACGGGCCAGGCCCGTTGGTCACCGAGGACCCGGCACTGCCGCTGGCCGACCCGCACAATCCGACAAACCCGTGGCAGGGCCGCTTCCGGTTCGGCCACTTCGACGCTGTCGCCCACGCGTACGCCCTGGCCGTCGCCGGTGGGGTGGACGGCCTGGCGCTGACCCACCTGGATCTCGCCGATCGCGGTCTTGACCTGCGCATCTGCCGCCGTTACGACAACCTGGAACGGCTCGATCCGGGCCCGCCCGGCGACCTTGACCGGCAGGCCGCGCTCACCGCCCGCCTGCTGCGCGCCCGCCCGCGCTACGACGACGCCCCACCCACCGACTGGCCACGGACCGTCGCCGAGGCGCTCGACACCCCCGTGCTGCTCACCTCCCACGGCCCCACGGCCGAGGAGAAGGAAGGGCCCCTTATTAACGCCTGGTGTAGAGGAAGGGCCCCTTATTAA
- a CDS encoding serine/threonine protein kinase has product MRTDEAIRLVHTARNDDELFGADEPERRYRALVAVLHPDRLNWVGPGVRAAATEAFVQVTNRWQARRGTVLRGYRCGRPAYSGDLADLYDVGADRLLKLPRDPRDNDLMTREEDALRRLAERGDPRWLPYVPRLVDSFTHREATSGAERRITVLATAPNLHSLVEVRRAYPDGLDARDVAWMWRRLLVALGLAHRAGVVHGAVLPPHVLIEPQEHGVVLVDWCFSTEPGGVVPALVPDHQDWYPAEVTDRRPCGPGTDLAMAARCMTWLMGRHAPRELLAFARGCRSRVLRARPDDAWRLLGELDEVLHRLYGPRTFRPFTLNP; this is encoded by the coding sequence ATGAGGACCGACGAAGCGATCCGCCTGGTCCACACCGCCCGCAACGACGACGAGTTGTTCGGCGCCGACGAGCCGGAACGCCGCTACCGGGCGCTGGTCGCGGTGCTGCATCCCGACCGGCTCAACTGGGTCGGGCCGGGTGTCCGCGCCGCGGCCACCGAGGCATTCGTCCAGGTCACCAACCGTTGGCAGGCCCGCCGAGGTACCGTGCTGCGCGGCTACCGATGCGGCCGGCCGGCGTACTCCGGTGACCTCGCCGACCTGTACGACGTCGGCGCCGACCGGCTGCTCAAGCTGCCCCGGGACCCGCGCGACAACGACCTGATGACCCGCGAGGAGGACGCGCTACGCCGGCTCGCCGAGCGAGGCGACCCACGCTGGCTGCCCTACGTCCCCCGGCTTGTCGACAGCTTCACCCACCGGGAGGCCACAAGCGGAGCCGAGCGGCGGATCACCGTGCTCGCCACCGCGCCGAACCTGCACAGCCTGGTCGAGGTGCGGCGCGCGTACCCGGACGGGCTGGACGCCCGCGACGTGGCCTGGATGTGGCGGCGGCTGCTGGTCGCGCTCGGCCTGGCCCACCGGGCCGGCGTGGTGCACGGCGCGGTGCTGCCGCCGCACGTGCTTATCGAGCCGCAGGAGCACGGCGTGGTGCTTGTCGACTGGTGCTTCTCGACCGAACCCGGCGGTGTCGTGCCCGCGCTGGTCCCCGACCACCAGGACTGGTACCCGGCCGAGGTCACCGACCGCCGCCCGTGCGGGCCGGGCACCGACCTGGCGATGGCGGCCCGCTGCATGACCTGGCTGATGGGCCGGCACGCGCCCCGTGAACTCCTCGCCTTCGCCCGGGGCTGCCGGTCGCGTGTCCTGCGCGCCCGCCCCGACGACGCCTGGCGCCTGCTGGGCGAGCTCGACGAGGTGCTGCACCGGCTCTACGGCCCGCGCACCTTCCGACCCTTCACCCTCAACCCGTAA
- a CDS encoding NUDIX domain-containing protein — protein MAVNEQDFLAAYDPSAFPAVAVTADVVALTIREAALHLLLIRRGGQPYAGHWALPGGFVRPDEDLAAAARRELAEETGLGGERLNRVHMEQLASYGTPDRDPRMRVVSVAHLAFAPDLPDAAAGTDAEEAEWVPVTELTSRQLAFDHRRIVDDGLERARAKLEYTPLATRFLPAEFTIGDLRGVYETVWGHALHAGNFHRKVLSVPGFVESTGASTERGGSRGGPRARLYRAGDARLLHPALLRPAREETAR, from the coding sequence ATTGCCGTGAACGAGCAGGACTTCCTCGCCGCGTACGACCCGAGCGCCTTCCCAGCCGTGGCGGTCACCGCCGACGTGGTCGCCCTGACCATCCGGGAGGCCGCGCTGCACCTGCTGCTGATCCGACGCGGCGGCCAGCCGTACGCGGGCCACTGGGCGCTGCCCGGCGGCTTCGTCCGGCCGGACGAGGACCTGGCCGCCGCCGCCCGCCGGGAACTGGCCGAGGAGACCGGGCTCGGCGGTGAACGCCTCAACCGCGTCCACATGGAACAGTTGGCGAGCTACGGCACGCCGGACCGCGATCCGCGGATGCGGGTCGTCTCCGTCGCCCATCTCGCCTTCGCGCCCGACCTACCGGACGCGGCGGCCGGCACCGACGCCGAAGAGGCGGAGTGGGTGCCGGTCACCGAGTTGACCAGTCGACAGCTCGCCTTCGATCACCGCCGGATCGTCGACGACGGGCTGGAGCGGGCCCGCGCCAAGTTGGAGTACACCCCGCTGGCCACCCGCTTCCTCCCGGCCGAGTTCACCATCGGCGACCTGCGCGGGGTCTACGAGACGGTCTGGGGGCACGCGCTGCACGCCGGCAACTTCCACCGCAAAGTGCTCTCCGTGCCGGGATTCGTGGAGAGCACCGGAGCCAGCACCGAGCGCGGCGGCAGCCGGGGCGGTCCGCGCGCCCGGCTCTACCGGGCCGGTGACGCCCGACTGCTGCACCCGGCGCTGCTGCGTCCCGCCCGGGAGGAGACGGCGCGATGA
- a CDS encoding MaoC/PaaZ C-terminal domain-containing protein, with amino-acid sequence MTRSERGDQPDEELSVGELIDGPTEILTPEILSSVRGEDDHAERTTGEPATRERIELPGLPATGPLYRRALLGAVPGIGGRRGDGVPALELAVGGVAVDPDRLADYDRVCGFRLTDRLPATFPHVMGFPLALRLITAAEFPIPLTGVVHVANRITVHRPISIADRLDFTAWAENLRPHDRGRQVDVVLVGAVDGVQVWRGVSTYLGRQRSSGEGGRRDPGERPAPPAATARWRVEPRVGTDYARVSGDHNPIHTSRLGARLLGFPRPIAHGMWSKARCLAALENRLPEAYTVNVAFKLPVPLPSTVAFSATPEGADWDFALHDGRGRPHLLGTVR; translated from the coding sequence ATGACCCGCAGCGAGCGCGGCGACCAACCGGACGAGGAGCTGTCGGTCGGCGAGCTGATCGACGGCCCGACGGAGATCCTCACGCCGGAGATCCTGTCGTCCGTACGCGGCGAGGACGACCACGCCGAGCGCACGACCGGTGAGCCGGCGACGCGGGAGCGGATCGAGCTGCCGGGGTTGCCGGCGACCGGTCCGCTGTACCGGCGGGCGCTGCTGGGCGCGGTGCCGGGGATCGGCGGCCGGCGTGGCGACGGCGTACCGGCGCTGGAGCTGGCCGTGGGCGGGGTGGCGGTGGACCCGGACCGGCTGGCCGACTACGACCGGGTGTGCGGGTTCCGGCTCACCGATCGGCTGCCCGCGACCTTCCCGCACGTCATGGGCTTTCCGCTGGCGCTGCGGCTGATCACCGCAGCGGAGTTCCCGATTCCGCTGACCGGAGTGGTGCACGTCGCCAACCGGATCACCGTGCACCGGCCGATCAGCATCGCGGACCGGCTGGACTTCACCGCCTGGGCGGAGAACCTGCGCCCGCACGACCGGGGCCGGCAGGTGGACGTCGTACTCGTCGGGGCGGTCGACGGGGTGCAGGTGTGGCGCGGCGTCTCGACGTACCTCGGCCGGCAGCGCAGCTCCGGCGAGGGCGGGCGGCGCGACCCGGGCGAGCGGCCCGCGCCGCCGGCCGCCACCGCCCGCTGGCGGGTCGAGCCCCGGGTCGGTACGGACTACGCGCGGGTCTCCGGTGACCACAACCCGATCCACACGTCGCGGCTGGGTGCGCGACTGCTCGGTTTCCCCCGGCCGATCGCGCACGGCATGTGGAGCAAGGCCCGCTGCCTGGCCGCCCTGGAGAACCGGCTACCCGAGGCGTACACGGTGAACGTCGCGTTCAAGCTGCCGGTGCCGCTGCCCAGCACGGTCGCCTTCAGCGCCACACCGGAGGGTGCCGACTGGGACTTCGCGCTGCACGACGGGCGCGGTCGGCCGCACCTGCTGGGCACCGTCCGCTGA
- a CDS encoding 3-oxoacyl-ACP reductase — translation MTDRYASFVQSGAGRALVKRLGLPDPPRLRRHAPGEPILPGPVLLGAATGGRLTDPVGKILAAAGLALRDPATAVPDPTTGRTPTSAALVFDATGITDSTGLRQLYDFFHPQARSVQPSGRVIVLGTPPAECDTPREATAQRALEGLTRSIGKEFGRGVTAQLVYVTRNADQGTWTSLESTLRFLLSGRSAYVSGQVIRVGAGRATAPADWDRPLDGQIVLVTGAARGIGAALARVLARDGATVVALDIPAAGDELAAVANEIGGSAVQLDLTAADAPDRLADYLVSRHGRVDVVVHNAGITRDKTLGRMDAERWDQVIDVNLSSQERINDLLLERGLIPAGGRLVGVSSIAGIAGNRGQTNYATSKAGVIGLVDSLAPALRDREISVNAVAPGFIETRLTARIPLMLREAGRRMNSLSQGGLPVDVAETIGWLAWPASGAVSGNVVRVCGQSLLGA, via the coding sequence ATGACCGACAGGTACGCGAGCTTCGTCCAGTCGGGCGCCGGTCGGGCGCTCGTCAAGCGCCTCGGGCTGCCCGATCCGCCGCGACTGCGCCGGCACGCGCCCGGCGAGCCGATTCTCCCCGGGCCGGTGCTGCTCGGTGCCGCCACCGGCGGCCGGCTCACCGATCCGGTCGGCAAGATCCTGGCCGCCGCCGGGCTCGCCCTGCGCGATCCGGCCACCGCCGTGCCCGACCCGACAACCGGTCGTACGCCCACCAGCGCCGCCCTCGTCTTCGACGCTACCGGTATCACCGATTCGACCGGTCTGCGTCAGCTCTACGACTTTTTCCACCCGCAGGCCCGCTCGGTGCAGCCCAGCGGGCGGGTGATCGTGCTCGGCACCCCGCCGGCCGAGTGCGACACGCCGCGCGAGGCGACCGCCCAGCGGGCCCTGGAAGGGCTGACCCGCAGCATCGGCAAGGAGTTCGGCCGGGGCGTCACCGCGCAGCTGGTCTACGTCACCCGCAACGCCGACCAGGGCACCTGGACCAGCCTGGAGTCGACCCTGCGGTTCCTGCTCTCCGGCCGGTCCGCGTACGTCTCGGGTCAGGTGATCCGGGTCGGTGCCGGCCGGGCGACCGCGCCGGCCGACTGGGACCGCCCGCTGGACGGGCAGATCGTGCTGGTCACCGGCGCGGCCCGGGGCATCGGCGCGGCGCTGGCCCGGGTGCTGGCCCGGGACGGTGCGACCGTGGTGGCGCTGGACATCCCGGCCGCCGGTGACGAGCTGGCCGCGGTGGCAAACGAGATCGGCGGCAGCGCCGTACAGCTCGACCTGACCGCCGCCGACGCGCCCGACCGGCTCGCCGATTACCTGGTCAGCCGGCACGGCCGGGTGGACGTGGTGGTGCACAACGCCGGCATCACCCGGGACAAGACCCTCGGCCGGATGGACGCGGAGCGCTGGGACCAGGTCATCGACGTCAACCTCTCCAGCCAGGAGCGGATCAACGACCTGCTGCTGGAGCGTGGGCTGATCCCGGCCGGCGGCCGGCTCGTCGGCGTCTCCTCGATCGCCGGGATCGCCGGCAACCGGGGCCAGACCAACTACGCCACCAGCAAGGCCGGTGTGATCGGGCTGGTCGACTCGCTCGCGCCCGCGTTGCGCGACCGCGAGATCAGCGTCAACGCCGTCGCGCCCGGGTTCATCGAGACCCGGCTGACCGCCCGGATTCCGCTGATGCTGCGCGAGGCGGGTCGCCGGATGAACAGCCTCTCCCAGGGCGGGCTTCCGGTGGACGTGGCCGAGACCATCGGTTGGCTGGCCTGGCCGGCCTCCGGCGCGGTCAGCGGCAACGTGGTCCGCGTCTGCGGCCAGAGCCTGCTGGGGGCGTGA
- a CDS encoding acetyl-CoA C-acetyltransferase yields the protein MQDVRRVAVIGGNRIPFARSNSRYASASNSDMLGAALDGLIARFGLAGQQVGEVVAGAVLKHSKDFNLTREVVLGSKLDPRTPAYDIQQACGTGLEAAILVANKIALGQIEVGIAGGVDTTSDAPLAVNEDLRRTLLRLNSARTLGERLKIAAKLRPAQPFKPEIPRNAEPRTGLSMGEHAAQTALRWNIDRQAQDEFALRSHQRLAAAYDKGFFDDLMTPYLGLTRDANLRPDTTLEKLGALRPVFGAKGPDAERATMTAGNSSPLTDGASTVLLASEQWAREHNLPVLAWFSWSETAAVDFVHGDEGLLMAPTYAVPRLLARAGLTLQDFDYYEIHEAFAAQVLATLAAWESAEFCKDRLGLDAPLGSIDTDKLNVNGSSLAAGHPFAATGGRIVATLAKLLATKGSGRGLISICAAGGQGVTAILER from the coding sequence GTGCAGGACGTTCGACGGGTCGCGGTGATCGGCGGCAACCGGATCCCCTTCGCCCGCTCCAACTCGCGGTACGCAAGCGCCTCCAACTCCGACATGCTCGGCGCCGCCCTGGACGGGTTGATCGCCCGGTTCGGCCTGGCCGGACAGCAGGTGGGTGAGGTGGTCGCCGGTGCGGTGCTCAAGCACTCGAAGGACTTCAACCTCACCCGCGAGGTGGTGCTCGGCTCGAAGCTCGACCCGCGCACCCCGGCGTACGACATCCAGCAGGCCTGCGGCACCGGTCTGGAGGCGGCCATCCTGGTCGCCAACAAGATCGCCCTCGGGCAGATCGAGGTGGGCATCGCCGGTGGCGTCGACACCACCTCCGACGCCCCGCTCGCGGTGAACGAGGATCTGCGCCGCACCCTGCTCAGGCTCAACTCCGCCCGCACCCTCGGCGAGCGGCTCAAGATCGCCGCGAAGCTGCGCCCGGCCCAGCCGTTCAAGCCGGAGATCCCGCGCAACGCCGAGCCACGTACCGGGCTCTCCATGGGCGAGCACGCCGCCCAGACGGCGCTGCGCTGGAACATCGACCGGCAGGCGCAGGACGAGTTCGCGCTCCGCTCGCACCAGCGGCTGGCCGCCGCGTACGACAAGGGGTTCTTCGACGACCTGATGACCCCCTACCTCGGGCTGACCCGCGATGCGAACCTCCGCCCGGACACCACGCTGGAGAAGCTCGGCGCGCTGCGGCCGGTCTTCGGTGCCAAGGGCCCGGACGCCGAGCGGGCCACCATGACCGCCGGCAACTCCTCGCCGCTTACCGACGGCGCCTCCACCGTGCTGCTGGCCAGCGAGCAGTGGGCGCGCGAGCACAACCTGCCGGTGCTTGCCTGGTTCTCCTGGTCGGAGACGGCCGCCGTGGACTTTGTGCACGGTGACGAGGGGCTGCTGATGGCACCCACGTACGCGGTGCCCCGGCTGCTCGCCCGCGCCGGCCTGACCTTGCAGGACTTCGACTACTACGAGATCCACGAGGCGTTCGCCGCGCAGGTGCTGGCGACCCTGGCCGCCTGGGAGTCTGCGGAGTTCTGCAAGGACCGGCTCGGCCTGGACGCCCCGCTGGGCAGCATCGACACCGACAAGCTCAACGTGAACGGCTCCTCGCTTGCCGCCGGGCACCCGTTCGCCGCCACCGGCGGCCGGATCGTGGCCACCCTGGCCAAGCTGCTCGCCACCAAGGGCAGCGGGCGCGGCCTCATCTCCATCTGCGCCGCCGGCGGCCAGGGCGTGACCGCGATCCTCGAACGCTGA